One part of the Pseudomonadota bacterium genome encodes these proteins:
- the bioA gene encoding adenosylmethionine--8-amino-7-oxononanoate transaminase — MTRPTRERIVAIDKARIWHPYTPMRPYIEEIDPVVVDRAEGMYLYDADGARLIDGNASWWVNIVGHNHPRLVAALERQARRLVHCSLAGMVHEPAALLAEKLVPKCGASFSRLFFSDDGSTAVEAAIRMAYQFWRNLGRPEKRRFVTLEGAFHGETIGAASVSGGRVFHEALEGLVFDRILLPSPAADGGDPGSAAWHDAAFAEVERLLAKSAGEIAAIIVEPLVQGAAGMLMYPAPYLAKLAKAARERDILLICDEVFVGYGRTGAFLAEHLAGVEADIVCVAKGFSGGALPIAATIANERVFEAFRGGPEVTLWYGHSFTGNPLGCAVALETLAIIEEERLLERQPPIAAALQRGLEAVSHHPWVRDPRRTGLIAAFTLAAPGGAPARKTDYLALPGWRLYAEARKRGALLRPLGNVVYTVLPLNAEIAVVEELFGIVGESLLAAFGS; from the coding sequence GTGACGCGGCCGACGCGAGAACGGATCGTCGCCATCGACAAGGCGCGCATCTGGCACCCCTATACGCCGATGCGGCCGTACATCGAGGAGATCGATCCCGTCGTCGTCGACCGCGCGGAGGGGATGTACTTGTACGACGCGGACGGCGCGCGCCTCATCGACGGCAACGCGTCGTGGTGGGTCAACATCGTCGGCCACAACCACCCGCGTCTCGTCGCGGCGCTCGAGCGCCAGGCGCGGCGGCTCGTGCACTGCTCGCTCGCGGGGATGGTCCACGAGCCGGCGGCGCTCCTCGCGGAGAAGCTCGTCCCCAAGTGCGGCGCGTCGTTCTCCCGCCTCTTCTTCTCCGACGACGGCTCCACCGCGGTCGAGGCCGCGATCCGCATGGCGTACCAGTTCTGGAGGAACCTGGGCCGCCCCGAGAAGCGGCGGTTCGTCACGCTCGAGGGGGCGTTCCACGGCGAGACGATAGGCGCCGCGTCGGTGTCCGGCGGCCGCGTGTTCCACGAGGCGCTCGAGGGGCTCGTGTTCGACCGCATCCTCCTGCCGAGCCCGGCGGCGGACGGAGGCGATCCCGGCTCGGCGGCGTGGCACGACGCGGCGTTCGCCGAGGTCGAGAGGCTGCTCGCAAAGAGCGCGGGCGAGATCGCGGCGATCATCGTCGAGCCCCTGGTCCAGGGCGCGGCGGGGATGCTCATGTACCCGGCCCCGTACCTCGCGAAGCTCGCGAAGGCGGCGCGGGAGCGCGACATCCTCCTCATCTGCGACGAGGTGTTCGTCGGCTACGGGCGGACGGGCGCGTTCCTCGCCGAGCACCTGGCGGGCGTCGAGGCGGACATCGTGTGCGTCGCCAAGGGGTTCTCCGGCGGGGCGCTGCCGATCGCGGCGACGATCGCGAACGAGCGCGTGTTCGAGGCGTTTCGCGGCGGGCCCGAGGTGACCCTCTGGTACGGCCACTCGTTCACCGGCAACCCGCTCGGCTGCGCGGTGGCGCTCGAGACGCTCGCGATCATCGAGGAGGAGCGGCTCCTCGAGAGGCAGCCGCCGATCGCCGCGGCGCTCCAGCGCGGGCTCGAGGCGGTCTCGCACCACCCGTGGGTCCGCGATCCGCGCCGCACCGGGCTCATCGCGGCGTTCACGTTGGCCGCCCCCGGGGGCGCCCCCGCGCGGAAGACCGACTACCTCGCCCTTCCCGGATGGCGGCTGTACGCGGAGGCCCGCAAGCGCGGCGCGCTGCTCCGCCCGCTCGGGAACGTCGTCTACACCGTGCTGCCGCTGAACGCGGAGATCGCCGTCGTGGAGGAGCTGTTCGGGATCGTCGGGGAGAGCCTCCTTGCGGCGTTCGGGTCCTAG